Proteins encoded within one genomic window of Bradyrhizobium sp. AZCC 1719:
- the dinB gene encoding DNA polymerase IV: protein MATTATILHADLDAFYASVEQLLDPSLRGRPIAVGGGVVLAASYEAKAFGVRSGMPGRQARELCPQLIFVSGHFKDYQRLGDAAIKVIGDFTPLVERISIDEAFADVAGCTHLFGAPAEIAAAIRRRVRTELGLPISVGVARTKHLAKIASQVAKPDGLVVVDPDTELEFLHELTVELMWGVGPVTKARLAEIGVLTIGQLAKTPGWSLERLLGPATGEKLAALAWNRDPRQLKPHRRARSAGAQSAIGRKPAEEQVIRPTLLHLADRIAARLRAKSRPGRTVTVRVRFADLHSVTRSVTLGAPISATVMLAGLAEELVRAVLADHPDEKIISLLAISVSHLEENWDLELELPLGLEDEARRPGSRLGMARWTADCAVDKIRDRFGWDAIGYGSATLGVSRSVPDEFRKLAEKNL from the coding sequence ATGGCTACGACAGCCACGATCCTTCATGCAGACCTGGACGCCTTTTATGCCTCGGTTGAGCAGCTGCTCGACCCTTCGTTACGCGGTAGACCCATCGCGGTCGGTGGCGGGGTTGTGCTTGCCGCTTCTTACGAAGCCAAGGCCTTCGGGGTTCGTAGCGGCATGCCGGGACGGCAGGCACGTGAGCTATGTCCACAACTCATCTTTGTCAGCGGCCATTTCAAGGACTACCAACGGCTGGGCGACGCCGCCATCAAGGTGATCGGCGATTTCACACCCCTCGTCGAGCGGATTTCCATCGACGAGGCCTTTGCCGACGTTGCGGGCTGCACCCATCTTTTCGGTGCACCTGCTGAAATTGCGGCGGCAATCCGCCGGCGCGTACGCACCGAGCTTGGCCTGCCGATCTCAGTGGGTGTCGCGCGCACCAAGCATCTGGCGAAAATCGCTTCGCAGGTGGCCAAGCCAGACGGGCTTGTGGTTGTCGATCCCGACACCGAACTGGAATTCCTTCACGAACTAACCGTCGAACTGATGTGGGGAGTGGGTCCGGTCACGAAGGCGCGGTTGGCCGAGATCGGCGTGTTGACCATCGGGCAGTTGGCCAAGACACCAGGATGGTCGCTCGAACGGTTGCTCGGTCCCGCGACAGGCGAGAAACTCGCGGCGCTGGCGTGGAATCGCGATCCGCGGCAACTCAAGCCTCATCGCCGGGCCCGATCGGCCGGGGCGCAGTCAGCGATTGGCAGAAAGCCGGCCGAAGAGCAGGTTATTCGACCCACCCTGCTTCACCTTGCGGACCGCATCGCCGCGCGGCTCCGGGCGAAGTCCAGGCCCGGCCGAACCGTGACGGTCCGCGTTCGCTTCGCCGACCTGCACTCGGTCACGCGCTCGGTAACGCTCGGTGCGCCGATCTCCGCGACCGTGATGCTCGCTGGACTTGCCGAGGAACTGGTGCGCGCGGTCCTCGCAGATCACCCGGACGAGAAGATCATCTCGCTGTTGGCGATCTCCGTATCGCATCTCGAGGAGAACTGGGATTTGGAGCTGGAGCTTCCGCTCGGACTTGAAGATGAAGCGCGCCGTCCCGGCAGCAGGCTAGGCATGGCCCGTTGGACGGCAGACTGTGCTGTCGACAAGATCCGCGATCGCTTCGGATGGGATGCGATCGGATACGGCTCGGCAACGCTGGGTGTTTCGCGTTCGGTGCCTGACGAATTTCGTAAACTCGCCGAAAAGAATTTGTAG
- a CDS encoding LysR substrate-binding domain-containing protein produces the protein MAITVREMDVFRCVMQSGSVTSAAITLNISQPAVSRMLQQAEERLGFRLFEREKKRLKPTTEAQSLFAEVMNVFAAIEHTQRLAVELRGGRAGLLTIAIVTGFGHTIVPQAVRRFRAERPDVSVVIQTLTGPEVVTRVAQGRADLGLTVGPIGDPSLDSTILCTTKLGCVLPVGHRLAAKAALSASDLADEPVICPGPHLSIGAAIVIAFAEANLRLRIAIEASQSNIACELVRAGAGIAILDGLGLLSARTNDLVTRPFAPRLQSVARLLKGTKRPASRLVEEFASVVQRVTAESGL, from the coding sequence ATGGCGATCACCGTGCGGGAGATGGACGTGTTCCGCTGCGTGATGCAATCGGGCTCGGTGACCAGCGCGGCCATCACTTTGAACATTTCCCAACCGGCGGTCAGCCGTATGCTGCAACAGGCGGAGGAACGTCTCGGTTTCAGGCTGTTCGAGCGCGAGAAGAAGCGGCTGAAGCCGACGACCGAGGCGCAGTCGCTTTTCGCGGAAGTCATGAATGTGTTCGCGGCGATCGAGCATACCCAGCGATTGGCGGTTGAGCTTCGCGGCGGTCGGGCGGGCCTCCTGACGATTGCGATCGTGACCGGGTTCGGTCACACCATTGTGCCGCAAGCGGTTCGGCGCTTTCGCGCTGAACGGCCAGACGTCTCCGTTGTCATTCAAACGTTGACCGGGCCAGAGGTAGTCACCCGCGTCGCCCAAGGGCGAGCTGATCTCGGCCTGACTGTCGGCCCGATTGGGGATCCGTCGCTTGACAGCACAATTCTCTGCACGACCAAGCTCGGCTGCGTGCTGCCGGTCGGTCACCGGCTTGCAGCCAAGGCTGCATTGAGCGCGTCTGATCTTGCGGACGAGCCAGTGATTTGTCCGGGCCCGCATTTGTCGATCGGGGCCGCGATCGTCATTGCCTTTGCCGAGGCCAATCTACGCCTGCGCATAGCCATCGAGGCGTCGCAGTCGAATATCGCCTGCGAGTTGGTACGTGCCGGTGCCGGCATCGCGATACTGGACGGCCTCGGCCTGCTCAGTGCGCGAACCAATGACCTCGTCACGCGTCCATTCGCACCGCGCCTGCAAAGTGTCGCACGGTTGCTGAAAGGCACAAAACGGCCAGCTTCTCGTCTGGTGGAAGAGTTTGCCAGCGTCGTTCAGAGGGTGACAGCCGAGAGCGGCTTGTAA
- a CDS encoding AraC family transcriptional regulator, with protein MSMKRHRSPRNAGWKTVDAPQGLGSPKPLIVRVQSLPARSYFAEHSHTWNQLVYAISGALTVSAEGRSVVISPEQAVWLPTGTKHSVGSLMGAEFRSLWVADEASQGMTSGTTVIHVSSLLQALIVEAASLKKEDRHYADRVTALILDQLLRATPIAGALPWPTHPALLALCEALYADPANPRHADKWGREIGMSARTLTRHFEREVGMSLRAWRQRVRLFKAIELLGSELPITEIALRLGYASTSAFIFMFRTEMSVSPLQYRRNLSHAVGRATS; from the coding sequence ATGTCGATGAAACGTCACAGATCACCCAGGAACGCTGGCTGGAAGACGGTCGATGCCCCGCAGGGCCTTGGATCGCCGAAGCCTTTGATCGTTCGGGTGCAGTCGCTTCCCGCGAGAAGCTACTTCGCCGAACACAGTCACACCTGGAATCAGCTTGTCTACGCGATTTCAGGCGCGCTCACCGTCAGCGCCGAAGGAAGGAGTGTCGTCATTTCTCCGGAACAAGCCGTCTGGCTGCCGACCGGCACGAAGCACTCGGTCGGCTCCCTCATGGGCGCGGAATTCCGAAGCCTGTGGGTAGCCGATGAAGCAAGCCAAGGCATGACGTCCGGGACAACGGTCATTCATGTGTCTTCTCTTCTTCAGGCACTCATCGTAGAGGCGGCCTCGCTTAAGAAGGAAGATCGTCACTATGCCGACCGCGTTACCGCACTCATCCTTGATCAGTTGCTACGGGCAACTCCCATCGCAGGAGCACTGCCATGGCCCACCCACCCGGCTCTGCTTGCACTTTGTGAAGCCCTCTATGCCGATCCAGCCAATCCTCGTCACGCTGACAAATGGGGGCGCGAGATTGGGATGTCTGCACGAACTCTGACCCGGCATTTTGAACGCGAAGTGGGCATGAGCTTGCGCGCCTGGCGTCAGCGTGTCCGCCTGTTCAAGGCGATTGAATTGTTGGGCAGCGAACTCCCGATCACGGAGATTGCGTTGCGTCTCGGGTATGCATCGACCTCAGCCTTCATATTCATGTTCCGCACGGAAATGAGCGTTAGTCCCCTCCAATATAGACGCAATTTAAGCCACGCAGTTGGCCGAGCGACTTCATAA
- a CDS encoding c-type cytochrome — translation MEASPMRALSASVVVALVFFAGSALAQQARLGLGTPATLEQIRGWDIDVRPDGAGLPPGKGTVEQGEKVYAEQCAACHGEKGQNPAKGFDRLVGGKGTLATPKPVQTVGSYWPYATTIFDYVNRAMPFTAPNTLTADEVYSVVAYLLYVNDIVPRQAIMDAQELKKVKMPNAEGFIADGRPDTEDLKCKADCK, via the coding sequence ATGGAGGCGTCACCAATGCGAGCACTTAGCGCCTCCGTTGTTGTTGCCCTGGTCTTCTTCGCCGGTTCTGCGCTCGCGCAGCAAGCGCGGCTCGGCCTCGGCACGCCGGCTACGCTCGAACAGATCCGCGGCTGGGACATCGACGTGCGCCCGGACGGCGCCGGGTTGCCGCCAGGGAAGGGGACCGTCGAGCAAGGCGAAAAGGTCTATGCCGAGCAATGCGCCGCCTGTCATGGCGAGAAGGGACAGAATCCGGCGAAGGGCTTCGACCGACTTGTGGGGGGCAAAGGAACGCTGGCGACGCCAAAGCCCGTTCAGACGGTTGGCAGCTACTGGCCCTACGCAACAACGATTTTCGACTACGTTAATCGGGCCATGCCATTCACGGCGCCGAACACGTTGACGGCGGACGAAGTCTATTCGGTCGTGGCCTACCTGCTCTACGTCAACGACATCGTACCGCGGCAAGCGATCATGGATGCGCAGGAATTGAAGAAGGTGAAGATGCCCAACGCGGAAGGCTTCATTGCCGATGGGCGACCCGACACCGAGGACTTGAAATGCAAGGCGGATTGCAAATAG
- a CDS encoding tetratricopeptide repeat protein, with protein MSTSSSNARDAYVVGVDKLLSAGWDIDQAFREAIASDENFALAHIALARSLQVLGRGHEAKDPLKRALALAPATTAREQSHIAIFARILGGRGAEAVSMIAEHIKDWPRDAMVLAPATGVFGLIGFSGKAGREVEQLALLEPLATHYGDDWWFRTVLAFAEIELHKLDSGFKNIEAALRGFARNAHAAHIKAHLFYEKGQREEGLAYLDQWNATYPREGQLHCHISWHLALWSLETGRRDQAWKVYREALHPGGSWGPQINVLTDCASFLARAEMAGEPRSPELWREISQYAARWFPNSGIIFADMHSALAFAMADDTEALARIVENPKGPAADILVPIARGFDGLARGDWTRAVDELKPVLQAHERVGGSRAQRDLLEYSVTCALLRSGRADEARRLIASRRPQNAASGLPLAGI; from the coding sequence TTGAGCACCAGCTCCAGCAACGCCCGCGACGCTTATGTGGTCGGCGTTGACAAGCTGCTGTCGGCCGGCTGGGACATTGATCAAGCCTTCCGTGAGGCGATCGCGTCCGATGAAAACTTTGCCCTTGCGCACATCGCGCTTGCGCGGAGCTTGCAGGTTCTCGGTCGGGGCCACGAAGCAAAAGATCCGCTCAAACGCGCGTTGGCGCTCGCCCCAGCTACGACAGCGCGCGAGCAAAGTCATATTGCGATCTTTGCCAGGATCCTGGGCGGTCGAGGCGCTGAAGCTGTTTCGATGATCGCCGAGCACATCAAGGATTGGCCACGCGACGCCATGGTGCTGGCGCCGGCCACCGGTGTGTTCGGTTTGATCGGCTTCTCGGGCAAGGCCGGGCGCGAGGTTGAGCAGCTAGCACTGCTGGAGCCGCTTGCCACGCACTATGGCGATGACTGGTGGTTTCGAACGGTACTCGCGTTTGCCGAAATCGAGCTGCATAAGCTCGATAGTGGTTTTAAGAACATCGAGGCCGCACTTCGCGGTTTTGCTCGCAACGCACACGCTGCGCATATCAAGGCCCACCTGTTCTACGAGAAGGGGCAGCGCGAAGAAGGGCTCGCCTATCTGGACCAATGGAATGCCACCTACCCACGAGAGGGGCAACTGCATTGCCATATAAGCTGGCATCTTGCCCTCTGGTCGTTGGAGACCGGAAGGCGGGATCAGGCATGGAAGGTCTATCGCGAAGCGCTGCATCCCGGCGGTTCGTGGGGCCCGCAGATCAATGTCCTCACCGACTGCGCTTCGTTCCTTGCGCGGGCCGAGATGGCAGGTGAGCCGCGATCTCCGGAATTGTGGAGAGAAATCAGCCAGTATGCGGCGAGGTGGTTTCCCAATTCAGGGATCATCTTTGCCGATATGCACAGTGCACTTGCCTTTGCAATGGCTGATGATACGGAGGCGCTTGCGAGAATCGTCGAGAACCCAAAGGGACCCGCTGCGGACATTCTGGTACCCATCGCGCGCGGCTTCGACGGTTTAGCGAGGGGCGACTGGACGCGGGCCGTCGATGAACTAAAGCCCGTTTTGCAGGCCCATGAAAGGGTAGGAGGTAGCCGCGCCCAGCGCGACCTCTTGGAATATTCCGTGACCTGCGCCTTGCTGCGCAGTGGTCGCGCCGACGAAGCGCGGCGCCTGATCGCTTCACGACGACCTCAGAATGCGGCGAGCGGCCTTCCGCTCGCCGGAATCTAA
- the soxC gene encoding sulfite dehydrogenase has translation MSVSRRGILVSGAALAIGGLSSTKSGEALAGTVPPDVPEWMREQGRPILSPAYGLPSKFEKEVVRRIREPRATDTEAFSVTPLQNLHGIITPNGLVFERHHAGVPEIAPDQHRLLIHGLVDRPLVLTMDDLLRFPAVTRIHFLECSGNSSTEWRKSGYHSVQRTHGLLSCCEWTGVPLSTILGEVGLKPDAKWILAEGADSAAMTRSVPIEKALDDALLVYAQNGEMLRPEQGYPVRLFLPGFEGNMSVKWLRRLKIGDRPWHTREETARYTNLLANGKAYQFAFEMDVKSVVTFPNADRSFKAPGFYEISGIAWSGRGHVTRVDVSVDGGATWRRATLQEPVLNKCLTRFRLAFDWQGQPLEIQSRAYDDKGWMQPTRSSLIAARGTNPRYHFNAIQGWKIAADGGVTNAST, from the coding sequence ATGAGCGTCAGTCGGCGGGGAATCTTGGTGTCGGGAGCGGCTCTCGCAATCGGCGGCTTGTCCTCAACGAAATCCGGTGAGGCTTTGGCAGGCACTGTCCCGCCAGACGTCCCCGAATGGATGCGTGAACAGGGTAGGCCGATCCTGTCGCCGGCCTACGGACTGCCGTCGAAATTCGAGAAGGAGGTTGTGCGACGCATTCGGGAGCCTCGCGCCACCGACACCGAGGCCTTCAGCGTCACGCCGTTGCAGAACCTCCACGGCATCATCACCCCGAATGGGCTGGTGTTCGAACGTCATCATGCCGGGGTGCCCGAGATCGCGCCCGATCAGCATCGCTTGCTGATCCACGGCCTGGTGGACCGGCCGCTGGTCCTGACGATGGACGATCTCCTTCGGTTTCCTGCGGTCACCCGTATTCACTTCCTGGAGTGCTCCGGCAACAGCTCCACCGAATGGAGAAAGTCCGGCTACCATTCTGTCCAGCGCACGCACGGGCTGTTGTCCTGTTGCGAATGGACCGGGGTACCGCTCTCGACGATCTTGGGAGAGGTCGGACTGAAGCCGGATGCCAAATGGATCCTGGCCGAGGGCGCCGATTCGGCCGCCATGACGCGCAGCGTGCCGATTGAAAAAGCGCTCGACGACGCGCTGCTCGTCTATGCGCAGAACGGCGAGATGCTCCGGCCGGAGCAGGGCTATCCCGTTCGGCTGTTCCTTCCCGGCTTCGAGGGAAACATGTCGGTCAAATGGCTGCGGCGCCTGAAGATCGGCGATCGTCCGTGGCACACGCGAGAAGAGACCGCGCGCTACACCAACCTGCTTGCGAACGGCAAGGCGTATCAATTCGCATTCGAGATGGACGTAAAGTCCGTCGTGACCTTCCCGAACGCGGATCGCAGCTTCAAGGCCCCCGGGTTCTACGAAATCTCTGGAATCGCCTGGTCGGGACGCGGCCACGTCACGCGTGTCGACGTTTCGGTCGATGGCGGCGCCACATGGCGGCGGGCCACGCTGCAGGAGCCCGTTCTCAACAAGTGTCTGACTCGCTTTCGGCTGGCATTCGACTGGCAGGGCCAGCCTCTGGAGATCCAGAGCAGAGCCTACGACGACAAGGGCTGGATGCAGCCCACCCGTTCGAGCCTGATCGCCGCGCGGGGAACGAATCCCCGGTACCACTTTAACGCAATTCAAGGCTGGAAGATTGCCGCTGATGGAGGCGTCACCAATGCGAGCACTTAG
- a CDS encoding alcohol dehydrogenase catalytic domain-containing protein — protein sequence MKRSYRVAQVSKPGTLEIAERETPSPGAGEVLISVEACGVCGADAADIDRADPALRPRRVPGHEVVGRIATLGAGTPSIWKIGQRVGVGRLGGHCNECVQCRRGEFQLCLNQPVVGSSCDGGYAEMMNARATGLVSVPDELSFEEAAPLLCTDEVRPSQLQNGVDHEGGAKCASMMI from the coding sequence ATGAAGCGATCCTATCGCGTCGCGCAGGTCTCAAAACCCGGCACGCTCGAAATTGCGGAACGCGAGACGCCGTCGCCAGGCGCGGGAGAGGTGCTGATCTCGGTTGAAGCCTGCGGGGTATGCGGCGCGGACGCTGCCGACATAGACCGGGCTGATCCCGCGCTGCGACCGCGGCGCGTCCCTGGTCACGAAGTGGTGGGTCGGATCGCAACGCTCGGCGCCGGAACGCCATCGATATGGAAGATCGGTCAAAGGGTTGGTGTTGGAAGGCTTGGCGGGCATTGCAACGAATGCGTCCAGTGCCGCCGGGGTGAATTTCAGCTCTGTCTCAATCAGCCGGTCGTCGGATCGTCTTGCGATGGCGGTTACGCGGAGATGATGAACGCCCGCGCGACCGGGCTCGTTTCAGTTCCGGATGAATTGAGCTTCGAAGAGGCCGCACCACTGCTTTGCACGGATGAAGTCCGGCCAAGCCAACTTCAGAATGGTGTTGACCATGAGGGAGGAGCGAAATGCGCATCAATGATGATCTGA
- a CDS encoding glycine reductase: MNEAEAPVPYMERTRHYYRALGYADDYVWAAFDDVPFTRPAKPVSDLRVALITTASPLDFDGVKRVWSGAVSPPPEKLLTDNVAWDKESTHTDDRASFLPIEAAFELIAKGVIAGLTPRFHGVPTEYSQRKTKTTDAPEILARVRQDGADAVILCPLCPVCHQTVSLVARHLEASGIPTVIIGSALDVVEHCGVPRFYFTDFPLGNPCGHPWRPDMQREILRQALALFETAEAPRTTVKSPFAWKEEGGVWRARYGRVDPTDRERLLKLGDERRRKQARAKQAAADRASSE; encoded by the coding sequence ATGAACGAAGCGGAGGCCCCAGTTCCATATATGGAGCGAACGCGCCACTATTACCGTGCTCTCGGTTACGCCGACGACTATGTCTGGGCGGCCTTTGATGATGTCCCCTTCACCCGGCCTGCCAAGCCAGTGTCGGACCTGCGTGTCGCGCTGATCACTACGGCTAGTCCGCTGGATTTCGATGGCGTGAAGCGGGTCTGGTCAGGTGCCGTTTCGCCGCCGCCGGAGAAGCTGCTTACCGACAATGTTGCGTGGGACAAGGAGTCGACCCACACCGATGACCGGGCCAGCTTTTTGCCGATAGAAGCCGCTTTCGAATTAATCGCCAAAGGAGTCATCGCCGGACTGACCCCGCGCTTTCACGGTGTGCCGACAGAATACAGCCAGCGAAAAACAAAGACCACTGATGCGCCTGAGATCCTGGCGCGCGTTCGACAAGATGGAGCGGATGCTGTAATCCTTTGCCCGCTTTGCCCCGTTTGTCACCAGACCGTGAGCCTGGTGGCTCGTCATCTCGAAGCGAGTGGAATCCCGACCGTCATTATCGGTTCGGCGCTGGACGTTGTGGAGCATTGCGGCGTTCCGCGATTCTATTTCACGGATTTTCCGCTGGGTAATCCGTGTGGGCATCCTTGGCGACCCGACATGCAGCGCGAGATCCTGCGCCAGGCGCTTGCCCTTTTTGAGACAGCGGAGGCGCCGCGAACGACTGTCAAGTCGCCATTTGCCTGGAAGGAAGAGGGGGGCGTTTGGCGGGCTCGATACGGTCGGGTCGACCCAACTGATCGAGAGCGGCTGCTCAAACTGGGCGACGAGCGGCGCCGTAAGCAGGCAAGAGCCAAGCAGGCGGCTGCCGATAGAGCATCATCCGAATGA
- a CDS encoding helix-turn-helix domain-containing protein, which yields MDLVELGERVKAARKSKGWSQTKLAQAAGISRARLEALENARLAEMGIKHLLRILNALDLDLRLTQFNRGRPTLEDLAAEEAR from the coding sequence ATGGACCTTGTCGAACTGGGGGAGCGTGTGAAGGCGGCCCGTAAATCCAAGGGATGGTCGCAGACCAAGCTGGCACAAGCAGCCGGCATCAGCCGCGCACGCCTGGAGGCGCTTGAGAATGCACGCCTTGCGGAAATGGGAATCAAACATCTGCTTCGCATCTTGAATGCGTTGGATCTCGACCTGCGGTTGACGCAGTTTAATCGCGGTCGCCCGACACTTGAGGATCTGGCAGCGGAGGAGGCTCGCTAA
- a CDS encoding MFS transporter → MNFNFPALNHEAATAVRRERSNVVRLAVAQALAGANSTVVYATGAVVGDMLAPTKTLATLPVSVFVVGMALCTLPAGAVTERYGRRTTFLLGAGSGILAGLIAFLAVLRASFPLFCTATFFGGVYAAVVLSFRFAAADCAAPERRPRALSAVMAGGVFAGVIGPQLVTHTMNLWGPYLFAATFLGQAAVAAFSVVILAGVQLPPPTAAHQSGGRPLAMIARQPRFILAVICGIVSYLLMNFIMTAAPLAMKFCGLSQESANLGLQWHVIAMYAPSFWTGRLIARFGSSAVVAVGLTLIAASSSVGLLGIDVAHFWATLILLGIGWNFGFIGASAMVLECHRPEEKARVQSLNDFVVFGTMTVGSFLSGGLLSSFGWSTVLVLSFVPLLIALLALIGFSYRANVQQT, encoded by the coding sequence ATGAACTTCAATTTTCCCGCTCTCAACCATGAGGCGGCGACGGCCGTTCGTCGAGAGCGCAGCAATGTCGTAAGGCTTGCTGTGGCTCAGGCCCTCGCGGGCGCCAATTCTACGGTCGTCTACGCAACCGGGGCTGTTGTTGGCGACATGCTGGCGCCCACCAAGACGCTGGCGACACTGCCGGTTTCCGTTTTTGTCGTCGGCATGGCCCTCTGCACACTACCGGCGGGCGCCGTCACCGAACGGTATGGCCGGCGTACAACATTCCTGCTCGGTGCAGGCAGCGGCATCCTCGCGGGCCTGATCGCGTTTCTTGCGGTCCTCCGAGCGTCGTTTCCGCTGTTCTGCACGGCGACTTTCTTCGGGGGCGTCTACGCCGCAGTGGTGCTCTCCTTCCGCTTTGCTGCTGCCGATTGCGCAGCGCCGGAACGGCGGCCCCGTGCTCTTTCCGCTGTGATGGCCGGCGGTGTATTCGCTGGTGTGATTGGCCCACAACTTGTGACGCACACCATGAACCTGTGGGGGCCTTACCTCTTTGCTGCGACGTTTCTTGGCCAAGCGGCGGTTGCGGCCTTCTCCGTAGTCATCCTGGCGGGCGTTCAGCTTCCTCCGCCAACTGCAGCTCACCAAAGCGGTGGAAGGCCGCTCGCTATGATTGCCCGCCAGCCGCGTTTTATCCTGGCAGTGATCTGTGGGATTGTCTCCTACCTGCTCATGAATTTCATCATGACGGCAGCTCCGCTGGCGATGAAGTTCTGCGGGTTGTCCCAGGAGTCAGCCAATCTTGGTCTGCAGTGGCACGTCATCGCGATGTACGCTCCTAGCTTTTGGACAGGACGCCTTATCGCGCGGTTCGGGTCATCCGCTGTCGTCGCCGTCGGGCTGACGCTCATCGCTGCCTCGTCGTCGGTGGGTCTGCTCGGCATCGACGTCGCGCATTTCTGGGCGACGCTGATCTTGCTCGGGATCGGTTGGAATTTCGGCTTCATCGGTGCTTCGGCGATGGTTCTGGAGTGCCATCGTCCCGAGGAAAAGGCGCGGGTCCAATCGCTCAATGACTTCGTGGTCTTTGGCACGATGACGGTCGGTTCATTCCTCTCCGGCGGGCTGCTGTCGTCCTTCGGCTGGTCGACTGTCCTGGTTCTGTCGTTCGTACCACTGCTGATCGCGTTGTTGGCGCTAATTGGCTTTTCGTATCGAGCCAACGTACAGCAAACCTAA
- a CDS encoding type II toxin-antitoxin system HipA family toxin, translated as MLRVWTDRQSAGHLDRHGPRGTAFVYEPKVAAERAVSITMPVRTASWNTQHGLAPIFDMNLPEGALRAYLMRSFAKAAGTFDDLDLLAVVGRTQIGRIRYSDLDAELNEDVPFQSIDEILSAKRGGELFAYLLEKFAVHSGLSGIQPKVMIRAVEDAGSAGDRQSQSFRSATHIVKFWDPNENPELAANEHFCLSAAKAIGLTVPDFQLSDSGAAIVVKRFDLRLDGIYLGYEDFCVLNGVPTTEKYNGGYETRLFKRAREFIDPAGQRNALEDLFKLFVLNCALRNGDAHLKNFGVIYEDVNGPARLAPVYDLVSTVPYLPKDGMALTLNGSTDWPDRKALVRLGQTRCDLSLQAINKIIEQAADVLAKLAPEVTKYFSENSAHREIGDKLLAAWQTGIRESLGFSSDVLG; from the coding sequence ATGCTCCGCGTCTGGACTGACCGGCAGTCCGCCGGACATTTGGACCGCCATGGACCGCGTGGGACAGCCTTCGTCTACGAGCCGAAAGTGGCAGCCGAACGTGCAGTCTCGATCACCATGCCGGTGCGAACAGCATCTTGGAATACGCAACATGGTCTCGCGCCGATATTCGACATGAATCTCCCGGAGGGGGCGCTCCGAGCATACCTCATGCGAAGTTTTGCCAAGGCGGCCGGAACATTTGATGATCTCGATTTGCTGGCAGTCGTTGGACGAACCCAGATCGGGCGCATTCGTTACTCCGATCTCGATGCAGAACTGAATGAGGACGTTCCATTCCAATCGATCGACGAGATCCTCAGCGCAAAGCGCGGTGGCGAGTTGTTCGCTTATCTGCTTGAGAAGTTCGCGGTCCATTCAGGGCTTTCGGGCATCCAGCCCAAGGTGATGATCCGCGCTGTCGAGGACGCGGGAAGTGCGGGTGATCGCCAGTCTCAGAGCTTCCGCAGCGCTACGCACATCGTAAAGTTCTGGGACCCGAACGAAAATCCCGAGCTGGCTGCCAACGAACATTTCTGCCTGTCGGCCGCAAAGGCTATAGGATTGACCGTTCCGGATTTCCAGCTTTCGGACAGCGGTGCCGCCATCGTTGTGAAGCGCTTCGATCTGCGGCTTGATGGCATTTATCTGGGCTACGAGGACTTTTGTGTCCTCAACGGTGTGCCCACTACCGAGAAATACAACGGTGGCTACGAAACGCGCTTATTCAAGCGTGCCCGCGAATTCATTGATCCGGCCGGACAGCGCAACGCGCTAGAGGATCTATTCAAGCTGTTTGTCCTCAATTGTGCACTTCGCAATGGTGACGCACATCTTAAAAACTTCGGTGTCATCTATGAAGATGTGAACGGTCCTGCACGTCTTGCGCCGGTCTATGATCTCGTCAGCACGGTGCCCTATTTGCCGAAGGACGGCATGGCGCTTACATTGAATGGCTCGACCGACTGGCCGGACCGCAAAGCGTTGGTGCGTCTTGGTCAAACCCGCTGCGATCTTTCCCTGCAGGCGATCAATAAGATCATTGAGCAGGCCGCGGACGTTCTGGCGAAGTTGGCACCGGAGGTAACGAAGTATTTCAGCGAGAATTCTGCTCATCGCGAGATCGGAGATAAACTTCTGGCGGCTTGGCAGACCGGCATTCGCGAGAGTCTTGGCTTTTCGAGTGACGTACTCGGATAG